A genomic window from Archaeoglobus profundus DSM 5631 includes:
- the truD gene encoding tRNA pseudouridine(13) synthase TruD, producing MEEVVGIRGYITSHEGINGIFKENPEDFYVEEVADLKIGEGDWVIIKVKKVNWDTLNFVRVLSNKLRISQKRISYAGTKDKRAVSVQYFAVRIKSEDELERLKGLSIKDAEIEVVGRTNRSIQLGDLKGNIFKVVIKNAKNVSNIPLIEGELRARGTPNFFGLQRFGSIRFITHEVGKYILKRDYETAFWVYVAKPFEGESEDARKVREILWNTRDVKFGLREMPKYLRYERTLLQKLREGKSEKEALLSLPENLKMMFIHAYQSYVFNNVLSDRIAEFGNLKVVEKGDWVDFVNLNDYYTFREDFVKVHDHNYKRVKFLIERGLCALAIPLPGYETPLGDDWTSERIRFYLERDGIDLKDFKHEYKEFSSKGSVRVADMLIEQTNLKYEVEENVTFSFYLPKGCYATVLLREFVKKPLA from the coding sequence GTGGAGGAGGTTGTTGGGATAAGGGGCTACATAACTTCGCACGAAGGAATTAACGGAATCTTTAAGGAAAATCCAGAAGACTTCTATGTAGAAGAGGTTGCAGATTTAAAGATTGGAGAGGGAGATTGGGTTATTATAAAGGTGAAAAAGGTAAACTGGGATACACTGAATTTCGTCAGAGTCCTTTCAAACAAGCTTAGGATAAGCCAAAAGAGGATTAGCTACGCTGGAACCAAGGATAAGAGGGCAGTTAGCGTTCAATACTTCGCTGTAAGGATAAAGAGCGAAGATGAATTGGAAAGACTTAAAGGCTTAAGCATAAAGGATGCTGAGATAGAGGTTGTTGGAAGAACTAACAGATCTATTCAACTCGGTGATTTGAAGGGGAATATCTTTAAGGTCGTCATAAAAAATGCCAAGAACGTTAGCAACATTCCACTCATAGAGGGGGAGCTTAGAGCTAGAGGAACGCCAAATTTTTTCGGATTGCAACGCTTTGGTTCTATAAGGTTCATAACGCATGAAGTGGGAAAGTACATACTCAAGAGAGACTACGAAACTGCTTTCTGGGTTTACGTTGCGAAACCTTTCGAGGGTGAGAGTGAGGATGCTAGGAAGGTTAGAGAAATACTGTGGAATACTAGAGACGTCAAGTTTGGCCTAAGGGAAATGCCCAAATACCTCAGATACGAAAGAACACTTCTGCAAAAGTTGAGAGAAGGTAAGAGTGAGAAAGAAGCTTTGCTTTCCTTACCAGAAAACCTCAAGATGATGTTCATACATGCCTACCAGTCCTATGTTTTTAACAACGTTCTCTCAGACAGGATTGCTGAATTTGGAAATCTGAAAGTTGTAGAGAAAGGAGACTGGGTCGATTTTGTAAACTTAAACGATTATTACACGTTTAGAGAAGATTTTGTTAAGGTTCACGATCACAACTACAAGCGTGTAAAGTTTTTGATCGAAAGAGGATTGTGTGCTCTAGCAATACCTCTACCGGGTTACGAGACACCTTTGGGGGATGACTGGACTTCGGAGAGAATTCGATTTTACTTGGAGAGGGATGGAATAGATTTGAAAGACTTCAAGCACGAGTATAAGGAGTTTTCTTCAAAGGGGAGTGTGAGAGTTGCCGATATGCTAATAGAGCAAACCAACCTGAAGTATGAGGTGGAGGAGAACGTCACATTTAGCTTTTATTTACCGAAAGGTTGCTACGCAACTGTTCTATTGAGGGAGTTCGTTAAGAAGCCTCTAGCCTGA
- a CDS encoding DUF5611 family protein, which produces MREYRFKRGYKPDEGRLEELIRKYFGEFEKDGNVYVVRYGAMEELRLWIENKRLYAETRTNPKVTEDVAVQTIKTYNKFLEELTGYTAKERAKMMKKEVESG; this is translated from the coding sequence ATGAGAGAGTACAGATTTAAAAGGGGTTACAAGCCCGATGAAGGCAGACTGGAAGAACTCATAAGAAAGTACTTCGGCGAGTTTGAAAAGGACGGAAACGTCTACGTAGTCAGGTATGGAGCCATGGAGGAGCTGAGACTGTGGATAGAAAACAAAAGGCTCTATGCAGAAACGAGAACAAATCCGAAGGTAACAGAAGATGTCGCTGTCCAGACCATAAAGACATACAATAAGTTTTTAGAGGAGCTAACGGGGTATACGGCAAAAGAGAGGGCAAAGATGATGAAGAAAGAAGTCGAGTCAGGCTAG
- a CDS encoding proteasome assembly chaperone family protein, producing the protein MDTKVVVDRVDIENPIVFTSFPGIGLVGTIASSHLIMELNLEWIGVVESKDLPPVASLMDGIILPPIRVYQSSELGFVLIHSDVPIFPHIAYEMSEKILDWVMEIKAKRIYSLAGVATFEDKKRVFGAATSKELLEEIKDYVEIFKSGTISGIAGSILNECVARKFPGLALLGETLGFNPDPRAAAEVINVLNRMFGWSISVEKLIKEAELIEAQMQKLAEQTRMQEMGRKEELPMYG; encoded by the coding sequence ATGGATACAAAGGTTGTTGTGGATAGAGTGGACATCGAGAATCCTATTGTCTTTACAAGCTTTCCAGGGATTGGGCTTGTTGGAACTATAGCATCTTCGCACCTCATAATGGAGCTAAATCTGGAGTGGATTGGAGTTGTCGAATCGAAGGATCTTCCACCAGTAGCTTCCCTGATGGACGGCATAATACTGCCTCCGATAAGGGTTTATCAGTCGTCCGAGCTTGGTTTCGTTCTAATACACTCCGATGTTCCTATATTCCCGCACATAGCTTACGAGATGAGTGAAAAAATACTGGACTGGGTAATGGAGATAAAAGCTAAGAGAATTTATTCCCTAGCGGGAGTTGCGACTTTTGAGGATAAGAAGAGAGTATTCGGAGCTGCAACTTCGAAGGAGCTTTTGGAGGAGATAAAGGACTACGTCGAAATATTCAAGAGCGGAACGATATCGGGTATAGCTGGAAGCATTTTGAATGAGTGCGTTGCAAGGAAGTTCCCGGGCTTAGCTTTGCTTGGAGAGACGTTGGGATTCAACCCAGACCCAAGAGCTGCTGCAGAAGTTATAAACGTTCTGAATAGAATGTTTGGATGGAGTATCAGTGTTGAAAAGCTAATAAAGGAGGCGGAACTCATAGAGGCACAGATGCAAAAGCTTGCAGAGCAGACGAGAATGCAGGAGATGGGTAGAAAAGAAGAATTACCTATGTATGGGTGA
- a CDS encoding DUF473 domain-containing protein codes for MKCLVLTGISKDVLDDLMRRHIKTIELRSAHNIATAMRAEVGDCVFLTSAKTFDVDRGTLGIIAQVTGKEIYSHSLMFSTPTLIQESEMTVVRLKLEVRGVGRVVRVYNTGILDTTEAEVVEVSYFDAR; via the coding sequence ATGAAGTGCCTAGTGCTAACAGGTATATCGAAGGATGTTCTAGACGATCTGATGAGAAGGCACATAAAAACAATAGAGTTGAGAAGTGCTCACAATATAGCAACTGCAATGAGAGCTGAAGTGGGAGACTGCGTCTTTTTAACGAGTGCAAAGACGTTCGATGTAGACAGGGGAACTTTGGGAATAATAGCTCAGGTAACTGGAAAGGAGATTTACTCGCACTCTCTGATGTTCTCAACACCAACGCTAATTCAGGAGAGTGAGATGACTGTTGTCAGGCTTAAGCTTGAAGTAAGAGGTGTGGGGAGAGTAGTTAGAGTGTACAACACGGGAATTCTTGATACTACAGAAGCTGAAGTTGTTGAAGTTAGTTACTTTGACGCTAGATGA